Genomic DNA from Candidatus Neptunochlamydia vexilliferae:
CAGCGCCATTGCCGAACCATCAAGCATCTGTCCATCGGGACCAAGCTCTCCAAGGACGCCTGAGACGGCAATGACAAGACCGGTGATGGTGCAGACAATTCCGGTAGTGATGAAGACACTACACATCGAGACGAGAGCTTGCCGTCCTGGGGTGTCGGTTTGGGCAGCGGCGGCAGCAATTGATGAACTTCCAAGGCCTGCTTCACTGGAAAAGACGCCGCGGGAAATTCCAAACTGGATCGCCATCATGACGGTCGCTCCGATAAAGCCTCCGGTGGCTGCTTGCCCACTAAAGGCGGAGCGGAAGATGAGGACAAAGGCAGCAGGAACCGCTTCGATCTTGAGGAAAATAATGAGGAGCCCCCCGATGATGTAGAAGACAGCCATGGCGGGAACAAGAAGACCAACAATCTTCCCGATACTTTTAATTCCTCCGATGAGGGCAAAACCGACGAGTCCCATCAGGATGATCCCTGTCCAAAGGGGGCCGACTCCAAAAAGATCTTGGACAGCGAGGGAAACCGAGTTCGACTGGACGAGATTCCCAATCCCAAAAGAGGCTCCGATACCTAGGATTGCAAAAATCGCAGCGAGCCACTTCCACCCCATTCCCCGCTCAATATAGTACATGGGGCCCCCACACATCTCTCCATTTTCATCGGTGGTCCGATACTTGATAGCTAAGATCGCCTCTCCATACTTGGTGGCCATCCCGACAAGAGCTGCGACCCACATCCAGAAAAGGGCGCCAAGCCCCCCAATAGCAATAGCCGTTGCAACACCGGTAATGCTTCCGATTCCAATGGTCGCTGCTAAGGCGGTCATGAGAGCCTGGAAGTGGCTGATGTCCCCTTGAGCATTATCATCATGGCGGGTGAAGGCGAGCTTGTGGGCATAAACAAGGTAGCGGAACTGCAGGGCGCGCGTCCGAATGGTGAGGTAAACCCCAATCGCAATGAGAAGGATAATAAGAGGGGGTCCCCAAACCAAATTGTTGAGGAGATCAATGATCTGTTCAAATCGGTCCATGATTAGATAAAGTGGTTCCTTTTTAAAAAGTGGTGGGCCACATCATAGACGGTTTTTCCTTTCTTTTCCACTAAATAGTTGAGGCTTTGCATTTCTTTTTGGGAAATGGCCCCTTTGAGTTTTCTTAAGGTGGCGACTAGCGCCGGATGTTTGTCGAGAACATCTTCCCTTGTTAAGGGGACCGCTTCATAGGAAGGGAGGAGGTTTTGGTCATCGTCTAAAATTTTTAATCCCTTGCAAAATCCATCGGTCGTATACCCATTGATCACATCGGTCCCTCCCCTTTTAAGCGCGACATAAAGAAGGGTATGATCCATCAGCTTGAGCCCTTCGAAAGGGATGTGGTACCCTTTTCTTAAAATGTCTGCCTCTTCTCTTCCGTAGAATTCTTGGTCAAAAGAGATCTGAAGAGACACTGCTGCTAAGTCGGAGAGGGTTTCAATCCCCCATTTAGCAGCCACTTCAGGGTCCATCATGAGACCATATCTATTTTGGAAACCGAGCGGATCGAGCCAGACCATGTTGTACTTTTCTAAAAAGGTCTCTTTGAGCTCCTCAAAGGTGGCTCTCTTTTTTAAAATCGTTGCGGCAGCTGTCCCTGTATATTCGACATAGAGGTCGATCTCTTTTGTCTCTAGGGCGTGAAAGAGGATCTGGGTGCCATCAAGGCCATATTTCCGCACCACCTTCATCCCAAGGTCATGCTCAAGAAGCTGGGCGATGATCTCTGCTAAAATATGCCCCTCGGTACTTTTCCCTGCAATAGCAATACCACTTTTCTCTTTGAGTCCCATACAAACAGCCCCCACCGCAAAAGCGCCCAATAGGGAAAAGGTCAAAAGTAAAAAGATCAGTCGCCGTAAAATTCTATTCATAATATTGGTTATTATGT
This window encodes:
- a CDS encoding alanine/glycine:cation symporter family protein, whose product is MDRFEQIIDLLNNLVWGPPLIILLIAIGVYLTIRTRALQFRYLVYAHKLAFTRHDDNAQGDISHFQALMTALAATIGIGSITGVATAIAIGGLGALFWMWVAALVGMATKYGEAILAIKYRTTDENGEMCGGPMYYIERGMGWKWLAAIFAILGIGASFGIGNLVQSNSVSLAVQDLFGVGPLWTGIILMGLVGFALIGGIKSIGKIVGLLVPAMAVFYIIGGLLIIFLKIEAVPAAFVLIFRSAFSGQAATGGFIGATVMMAIQFGISRGVFSSEAGLGSSSIAAAAAQTDTPGRQALVSMCSVFITTGIVCTITGLVIAVSGVLGELGPDGQMLDGSAMALRAFDSILPYGGLIVTIALIPFAYSTILGWAYYGEKCIEYLCGIRTIKVYRVLFTLLVFPGAFLSMKLVWNLANMLNGLMAFPNLIALFALTGVIAKETRFFEGILKKEKLARKKNR
- a CDS encoding glycine betaine ABC transporter substrate-binding protein translates to MNRILRRLIFLLLTFSLLGAFAVGAVCMGLKEKSGIAIAGKSTEGHILAEIIAQLLEHDLGMKVVRKYGLDGTQILFHALETKEIDLYVEYTGTAAATILKKRATFEELKETFLEKYNMVWLDPLGFQNRYGLMMDPEVAAKWGIETLSDLAAVSLQISFDQEFYGREEADILRKGYHIPFEGLKLMDHTLLYVALKRGGTDVINGYTTDGFCKGLKILDDDQNLLPSYEAVPLTREDVLDKHPALVATLRKLKGAISQKEMQSLNYLVEKKGKTVYDVAHHFLKRNHFI